One genomic window of Cottoperca gobio chromosome 10, fCotGob3.1, whole genome shotgun sequence includes the following:
- the LOC115014921 gene encoding uncharacterized protein LOC115014921 — MHEGTAALQQQQSQTLVDLAAYQKADRDLLQGMLRSSAAPEGESGGGPTQLPRVAVQKMTAEDDPEAFLDIFVGTAEACRWLQAEWGIRLLPLLSGKPSGPPIPCPRTPDTTTTSSGGRSWTGWAAHQRDFAAGSGACPLRTLADPSPSPSSSSTRLGAGSSRESTPLRTSSGRWPWSNSSPDSHSPRRTGSSVTVRPALKPPSDSRRTTSPCPGGAWGPKPGPSLLHSFGPFQPRGGSGLPWGPLALALHHPPWVLPTTLGQLDPSRSLTPQPHPVGLSSHGGVAVGPDCGTARLLPRSGRDIPCTDRRLEQRGGSRSVPGGGGGRPARTVH, encoded by the exons ATGCATGAGGGCACCGCGGCccttcagcaacagcagagccagacgctTGTAGACCTGGCGGCGTACCAGAAGGCGGACCGagacctcctgcagggaatgCTCCGGTCATCGGCAGCCCCGGAGGGTGAGTCGGGAGGCGGGCCAACCCAGCTCCCTCGGGTCGCAGTGCAGAAGATGACGGCGGAGGACGACCCGGAGGCCTTCCTGGACATTTTCGTGGGCACGGCAGAGGCGTGCAGGTGGCTGCAGGCGGAGTGGGGGATACgactgctccccctgctgtccGGGAAGCCCAGCGGGCCACCCATACCCTGCCCGCGGACTCCAGATACGACTACAACTAGCTCCGGAGGGCGATCCTGGACCGGCTgggcagcacaccagagggacttcgccgccggctccggagcctgccctttgaggacgctggccgacccttcgccttcgcccagcagctcctcgactcggctaggcgctggctccagccggGAGTCAACTCCGTTGAGGACATCGTCGGGCAGGTGGCCCTGGAGCAATTCATCGCCGGACTCCCACTCTCCTcggcgaactgggtccagtgtCACCGTCCGGCCAGCCTTGAAGCCGCCGTCAGACTCGCggaggaccacctctccctgccccggcggagcctgggggccgaagcccgggccatctctcctccacagcttcGGCCCGTTCCAGCCCCGAGGAGGTTCCGGCCTGCCATGGGGGCCGCTGGCCCTGGCACTACACCATCCTCCGTGGGTCCTGCCTACAACCCTGGGACAGCTGGACCCCAGTCGCTCCCTAACCCCCCAGCCACACCCGGTGGGACTGTCCAGTCATGGAGGTGTGGCAGTTGGTCCGGATTGTGGCACCGCCAGACTCCTTCCCCGGTCCGGAAGGGATATACCAtgtaccg accgacgcctcgaacagcggggtgggagccgttctgtcccaggaggtggagggggtcgacctgcccgtactgtacattag